The genomic interval CGTTGGCGTGCCGCGCAACCTCATGGCTGACACTGCCCAGGAACAGTTCGGGCACGAACCCCCGGCCCTGGCTGCCCATCACCACCAGATGGACGCCGCGCGCTTTCGCAACATTTACGATCTCCAAAAATGGCTTGCCGGCGCGCAGCTCGATGTCCACATCGGCTACCCCCTTGGCCACCAGCCGCGCCTTGAGTTCCTCCAGACGGCCATGGTCGATGGCATCGAATTCCGTCAGACGCTGGGCGAGATGGGGCGCGAGGCGCGCGGAGTCCTGCACGTGCATCAGGGTAATGCGGCGGGTGCCGGCGGCTGCCATGTTCTCGACCACGGTGAAAGCCAAGTCGGCGTTTTCGGAAAAGTCCGTGGGGAACAGGACGTGGGCGGCGAGGTCGCAGCCGGCGGGCAGCACGCACACCTCACCGGTGTCCTTGTTACGCTCCAGACGCATGACCAGGATGGGCTGCCCAGCGCCATGCAGCACCTCGCTGGCCACGCCCCCCAGCAGGGCCTCGCCGAGCATGGAGTGGCCGTGGGAACCCACCACGACCAGGCCGTAATCCTCCTCGCGGGCGATGCGGTTGACCTCGCTCTTGGCGAAGCCGGGCACGATGCGGGTTTCCACCTCGAAGCCCTGCCCTTCCAGCCTGGCTTTCTGCCGTGCCAGGTAATCGTCAAGTACGGAGGTGGTGTAGGACAGGGCTATCGAGGTGGCCTGCTGCATGTCCAGGCATTGCAGCAGCAGGGCGTGGCTGGCACCGAGAACGCGCAACCCGGCGAGACAGCCCACCACCGCGTCGGAGGCGGGCGAGAGATCGGTGGCGACGATAAAGCGTTCGAACATGGTGTTCTCCTTGTGATAAATGGCCTGGTTCAGGACAAAAGGACGCATTGCTGCTTACGGTGGCCGGCGCCAAGCGGCGCATGCCGAACCAACGCATGCCGCTGGTTCCCGATCAGAATACTGGCGGCCGACAGGCTCATTCGACCTTTCCTTTCAGCATCAGCGCCAGCCCGGTGCCGGTGACCAGCGCGGCGCCCACGGTCCAGGCCAGTACCGCGATCAGACCGGTGCGGTAATACCAGGTGGAAAGACTGGCGGCGATAAAGCCGATCTCGCTGGCGCCAAAGACGATGGTGAGCCAGAACTGCAGCAGTGTCATGTGGCGCTGGGAGCGCGTGGTAATGGTAAAACTCACCGCTTCCAGCCGCTCCATCACCGCATCGTATATGTCCTCGACCCCGAGCAGCCGCTCACCATCCGCAGTAACGGCATCGCTGAAGCGGGTGGCATTGGTGATTGCGCCGTAGTATTCCTCCAGGCCGTCGATCACTTCCTGCTTGAGTGTGATGAGCTCCTCGACTGACTTCGGCATGTGGCGCGACAGCCGGTCATAGAGGTGTTGCAGCACCGCGTGTTCCAGCAGCAGTAGTTCCAGCGTAACGAGAAAAGGCAGGGCGCTCTTCGGCGGCAGGCCCGCAGGTGGCACATCCCCGGCAGCGCCTTCCTGGTCATGCAGATCAAGCCCGCTACGGCGCGAGAGCAAGGTCATGCCGCCTTGTCTTGCACAGTAGTCACGGGACAGTTCCTCCGCCACAACTCCGGGCTTCAACGCCCGCTGTGATCGGTCGAGCAACAGCAGGCGCACGAGGTCCGGCCCATTCTGATCGATGAAGGCGGCCAGTGGCTGTTGCCGCAAACGCAGCAAGATCAGCGGGAGATACAACCCCGACCAGGTGACCTTGCCGGTGATTTCGTGATTGACCGAGCCAAGAAACCGCCACAGACGCACGATCAGTCCGTCTTCAGCTTCCGAGTCGAGCCACGCTATCCAGCGTGCGGCGTCGAAAGACTGGGATGGCGCAGGCAGCCAAACCTCCCACAGTGCCACGCCCGACTTGTGGCTGAGCAGATAGACGTCGGCATGTGCGGGAGCTTCATCCGCGAGCCCTTCCAGCACGATACGGCCCAACGGCCAGCGGGTGATGCGCCGCGTCTCCAGAAAAGCCGCGCCCAGCAGCCGCCGCTCGAACTCGGCCAGTCCTTCCAGGTAGACACGCGCGTCATCGGCCGGAATGGGCACCACGCCGGGATGCGACCCGGTGAAGCCCTTGAATGCGCCTTTCAGGCGGACAGAGAACAGCAGGATGAAGGCCGGATCGACGAGGAGCGCTTTCCGCTCTGCGTTCATTCCGACAGCTCCCCGGCGCTGATCGCGCCGCCATCGCGGTTTTCAAACCAGGCGCCCAAACGGAAGCCTGCGAACGCCAGCCCGGCCAGCGACAACAGGATCAGCCAGGTCGGCAACCCCGTCAGCGCGGCAAGCGTCTGGCCCTTGGGGCCTTGCGCAGCCATGTATATCCCCTGCAGCGCCTTGAAGTTTGCGGCAAACAGGGTCGTGCCGATCAGCATGCCCAGCATGAAGACCAGGGCATCGACCCGCCCGGTAAACAAACCGACCACGGAAGTGCCGGGACAGTAGCCGCCGATGGCCATGCCCGCGCCCAGCAGGGCACCACCGATGGCCATGGCCCAGAAAAATGTAGTTTGAATCTTCAGTGCATCGAAGCGCAACCAGCCGATGACGTCGAATAGCCACAGGCCAGCCGCGGCGACGACGATGGCGGTGAACATGACCTTGAACACACTCCAGTCGCGCAGCGTGAATTGCGCAGTCAGTTTGCGCGGGCTGCCGAGGCCGGAAACCTCGAGAAAATAGCCAAAAAAGAATCCGGCCACGAGCACGGCCAGCATGCCGCTGCTTTCGAGGGGGAAGTTCATTGCCATATCCTCCGTGTCAGCGCCGACAGAAAGAGACCAGCAGAAAAAAAAGCAATCAGAAAGACAAACGCAGCCACCGCCAGCGTTGCGCCGCCTGACAATCCCAATCCGCTGGTGCATCCGCGTGCGAGCGGTGCGCCAAAGCCGGTGAGCACGCCGCCGCCCAGAGCCAATGCCAATCGGGCTGGCACGCCGGTACGCGGCCCGCGTTCGATCTTCCACTGGAAGCGCCTTGCAGTGAGGCTGCCTACCAGCGCACCGAGCGCCACGCCAATAATTTCCCAACTGATCCATTCATTGAGCGGATGGCCTTTGCCGAGATAGGGCTTGAAATAAGCGTTGACCTCTGCCCACACCGGATTGGCTATGTCGCTCAGCCATACCACCGTGCGTGTGAAAAAACCGTTCGCGCCCAGACCGTGGCCGGTGAACAGAAACATGGCCATCAGCGCCAGCCCCAGCCCGATGCCGGCGGCCAGCGGCGGCCAAAAGTTTTGTGCTTGCCTGTCGTCCATGCTCAGCTCCTGTCAATGTGCCTCCGGCACGTTCTTGTAATCGTTGTCGCGGCGCTGGCCCATATCCTTGCAGGGTGGCTCCGGCCAGACGTAATCGGGATTGTCGGTCACATCCACCGATTCGATGGCGGGCCTGCTCACCAGCTTCTTCGCATAGGCCCATTGCACGTCCTGGAACAGGTCGATGTCGGACGGCTCGAACTTGCCCGATTCAATCTTCTTCATCTGGGTGCGCACGTCCTTGGGATAGGTGGCGGCGTTGATGACTA from Sulfurimicrobium lacus carries:
- a CDS encoding universal stress protein gives rise to the protein MFERFIVATDLSPASDAVVGCLAGLRVLGASHALLLQCLDMQQATSIALSYTTSVLDDYLARQKARLEGQGFEVETRIVPGFAKSEVNRIAREEDYGLVVVGSHGHSMLGEALLGGVASEVLHGAGQPILVMRLERNKDTGEVCVLPAGCDLAAHVLFPTDFSENADLAFTVVENMAAAGTRRITLMHVQDSARLAPHLAQRLTEFDAIDHGRLEELKARLVAKGVADVDIELRAGKPFLEIVNVAKARGVHLVVMGSQGRGFVPELFLGSVSHEVARHANAPVLLVPVAR
- a CDS encoding DUF6691 family protein, with the protein product MNFPLESSGMLAVLVAGFFFGYFLEVSGLGSPRKLTAQFTLRDWSVFKVMFTAIVVAAAGLWLFDVIGWLRFDALKIQTTFFWAMAIGGALLGAGMAIGGYCPGTSVVGLFTGRVDALVFMLGMLIGTTLFAANFKALQGIYMAAQGPKGQTLAALTGLPTWLILLSLAGLAFAGFRLGAWFENRDGGAISAGELSE
- a CDS encoding YeeE/YedE thiosulfate transporter family protein — encoded protein: MDDRQAQNFWPPLAAGIGLGLALMAMFLFTGHGLGANGFFTRTVVWLSDIANPVWAEVNAYFKPYLGKGHPLNEWISWEIIGVALGALVGSLTARRFQWKIERGPRTGVPARLALALGGGVLTGFGAPLARGCTSGLGLSGGATLAVAAFVFLIAFFSAGLFLSALTRRIWQ